In a genomic window of Mucilaginibacter sp. KACC 22063:
- a CDS encoding DUF6603 domain-containing protein — protein sequence MKNTSYSIDDTKVLPAEVLEGANGVTFSGLDPILGSVGEMIGLLDKLDQGPDTYGLNNQWFTDPIENTRTGFTNNASNFSDLLAQVLGKVGGNALGIPVTDPALLGTWYPITYNEQETGLYFVTYQKEEETVLGVGILHSWEVPTATPLIKVDVWGMLPFVRVGKNEVNITFNKEGYPITFGIALEGADPGKPLVDINDVQFNGVKVNASIDMASATPFEITIQALALKLPGDPVPTDRTLADLEAITGQQILETASSLFVGALSNVFTQTSQQTRISYFPPLIGLTSIVPNSQSRLPVLAWSDLFKIAANPSQYPQGVATPFLNWFNTLSANPDQLKTWLSCFGSFLNGTQTDVTGAGTRINPFTISMISVNGIGKLNFTVGTDVVGDGIRYFYPGLSFTGTDIPISTSDIVFNVEADLELARFQLTGGPISADPTVNFQFKGRMGNKTEGQPLAAFDGYSFGSLEGGMSFGLSGSVVPYFNLNNVVTPSSSFNVINLLSPSQLANAGAVALSDGIKTLLSLSSSNTFSSSVASLIGLTPPDSAGSNWPIALLAPFDASQMINSITNPLEAWAKYYLNILEYVPLVDGKTAFTYIVKEFGQLLNSATGSDTVTVTGDGTPDSPWKAGISLTDVTLPAYLTSYSTALDGGGTRLFIGLSLEPELTLLGTKVVPSIKLDVVNVDIPAGGNGTATAQWLPLVAAQLTLPDGFQTPDFAGITIKIDQSQLSGSWSRAGGWGWSLFVNNPTLVIDGNSISLNQNLNFADPAALEKLVTDGVATFAPFLTGALGAFLLRTNTRAGLFTAGAFGFLTDLSKSPIFPAGFSWDGFTQLKLTSFTDPWPALRQQIAADFDTTDKAKSMLGMLSWTINTGLATPPNISGNGSFTDPYLMPLPAGFELPVWYDDSSKVIGLGIGRDDVYDYSIGSTKFRFNLQTRLNAIEYSLDQGSVVYPNNCPNLSFLGTLSNPDGLLIDLPLGAGSVNKVILGFTLSIVSGSVTFTPVVTMLGVTLAGQTELESLTLEEILDPSFSASLQASFYTILNAAVQAAIDQVKDVEGFKTAYNLLSLLGLVTTWDENATPNGGINTSGWNGLLSDFNTYIQRQLTAMLVEPTQRAELFAFLESTFGITIPAFPTSMLDLLAALQICGPADEGYLLIPQALLELASDPVNSIKNRFVALFENAEVLAALTKELTANIPAVKYGNFTFGSNSNGVVSLQVLPTDAFKIGSFLNLSGGLQLDLINKDISVDINVYCPILGLALDNVITLRYPLTTDDIFHSAMVWGDGSKPSAAPLPLYPFKSDEFLINLSNLAPAYVLNIISNAVLEESLLKKYPLVQQIFTGLGLAAEAMPAAEGGILASAVGQWDMQSIMGILKDPLGWMLSDDVLGHNGRFNVGALAALLSNLPQVTSDNGITVTPGVDGAEISGLPYGLAVNITGQNGLATFGFSADPIVIAGGKGKLDNLGMQITLDANYQPAFAGSVDLSSDVAGNIFATVGYDKGFLLKIAQGVPAAPSGLALQLLPFLGWGNIAGQAASFAAAYMVNDLTPKLLDYLATTAAGPFITQMRTFGTAVDVNALIQSLLQILTVENFQQKTQSELLTMVENAALTWLKGLFSTAQAPNTANAVKTLLSGLLPTQLTTDGGLILFNPGNSIPVVIKAGLNSQNLLGLWADLTLPSLEIIDIKVAETGAGIDINSGAFTFNFGVDILLPVEGTTGPAISLQYDANKGFVLGFDPISDAGTNSALARELLPEFFPKMAGDPDELLARMNEWIFGVFKNVIPRYISSLVLNLGSVKAWLEAPIIGDGNAPTPVFLLEAASLVVQETKGSKVTYYLNSIDNLLAITPEVFFGNFLKALMSNTLTLLTFGEDNKSTIKIGPELNNPGSYGLHLFAPNLKIPSIPNIVIQLGDSDNEWITDSGGVTGDPGIGIYVPINMNGTIPSVDFSMLNLVLNNVGFDMVGTNGKPLVDLSRFAIGAVKPRVLFDLKLNNGNPTVDFGAGVTLQDIALSLAPNKMAPGGDSSTNPIASNLLGSGDDKSANNPPANPAFSVTAAYTKQVYVNLKSNTGNGTQVIVPIQRSFGPLFVDSLGLGWENTEKILDFLFSGSVELAGLKTTLIGLTIGVPVETPTDFSAYKLDLQGLDISFEGGSVSVEAGLFKQTNPLCYNGTAVIKGGKFSVLALGSYAEIENSKGNKEPSLFIFGVLNVPLGGPPAFFVTGIAAGFSYNRGLIIPAIDQVQNFPLVKGLSEGSFTSNDPAEALKQLSDFVPPQIGQYWLAAGIKFKSFGLINTSALLFLSFGKEWELNILGLSYATLPPEIPQNLALAYFELAIKVSFKFTAGIISAEAQLTPNSFVLTRDCRVTGGFAFYLWYKKQVTDAYTVNAGDFVISLGGYHPAFAVPVYYPVVPRLGMVWKMEIAVGKISISGGAYFALCPTAVMAGGYLNVNFELGPLSAWLNAYANFLIEWNPFYFKVGIGVTVGVSFGTTIAGVSVTLSAELGTKLNLEGPPVHGSVEVDWYVISFTIPIGSGETATDDNPITWELFEQSFLPAPEKSNDQQLANADVSLAVEENTTTEIVKWSSGEGMQSTNADSALWIVNPVPFTVSVQSAIPVSDMAVTGTSFSASGVPVGVRPMGYVNTLDAPFTIVVLDEGGKPVDLVARQVSLTVITNGAPSALWSKEQLNKAQAPNPNTMLIADALFGLTLSADQYVITGNIPAFNVENLKYDRNDIKLLPFALTPTYPAAALYTDQRAYTIIRQSIMDSAVIQKRNAAFLALSASAILAPQNPDLSVMAFSPELILQDLPVIARIGIYQNGGVPEQGNLIPSISLNAPLKKSEIVIALPRLQGVFNKYATNATPMAPLFSNRAKLSLNASEGILSMPLYRRNIRASFTNKTAINTRSQYASKLATDEPKNYITLNDGKIAMWLVDPNATTSINNQGGLPVLIFSFDRFSAIIGLKYLEPGVQYVLPPDTAQVVVQGYGLGDDANVGWQRNTLLAKVNPVWALADGSMIRVQNSQRIKVPDTGLQIGLLDANALLVKNQVSGVRGLEPGWIQSLFPSSAKYIAILTDALADDADTIGVSILAGAIPSKTNQNKPVQVITKDSKTLSVYETPEACATDSFYGVIAKPASMDLNVWGMYALSSLDHASIEGWSQLCLDYGAVDLAANDNRSSKITITSK from the coding sequence ATGAAAAATACATCCTATAGTATCGACGACACTAAAGTTTTGCCCGCCGAAGTTTTGGAGGGGGCTAACGGTGTAACCTTTTCGGGGCTTGACCCAATACTGGGCAGCGTAGGCGAAATGATAGGATTGCTGGACAAATTAGATCAAGGCCCTGATACCTATGGGCTAAACAACCAATGGTTTACCGATCCTATAGAGAATACACGGACAGGTTTTACTAATAATGCAAGCAATTTTAGCGACTTACTGGCACAGGTGTTAGGAAAAGTTGGAGGAAATGCACTGGGCATACCTGTAACAGACCCCGCATTGCTTGGCACCTGGTATCCTATCACGTACAACGAGCAGGAGACTGGCCTTTATTTTGTAACCTATCAAAAAGAGGAAGAAACTGTTTTAGGCGTTGGTATTTTGCATAGCTGGGAGGTGCCGACGGCAACCCCGTTAATAAAAGTTGACGTTTGGGGGATGCTGCCTTTTGTACGTGTAGGGAAAAACGAAGTAAATATTACCTTTAATAAAGAGGGTTACCCCATTACCTTCGGCATTGCCCTGGAAGGCGCTGACCCTGGTAAGCCACTGGTAGATATAAATGATGTTCAGTTTAATGGTGTAAAGGTGAATGCCTCTATAGATATGGCATCCGCTACACCATTTGAGATCACTATACAGGCACTGGCGCTTAAATTGCCGGGCGACCCGGTACCAACTGACCGTACCCTTGCCGACCTTGAAGCAATTACCGGACAGCAAATATTGGAAACAGCATCGAGCCTTTTTGTTGGAGCGTTAAGCAATGTGTTTACCCAAACTTCACAGCAAACCAGGATCAGCTATTTTCCACCGCTGATAGGTTTAACTTCTATAGTGCCTAACTCCCAATCGAGACTGCCGGTATTAGCCTGGTCTGATCTGTTTAAAATAGCTGCTAATCCATCGCAATACCCACAAGGAGTTGCAACGCCATTTTTAAACTGGTTTAATACCCTTAGCGCTAATCCCGACCAGTTAAAGACATGGTTATCCTGCTTCGGGAGTTTTTTAAATGGCACGCAAACCGATGTAACAGGCGCCGGCACCCGCATCAACCCATTCACTATCTCAATGATAAGTGTAAATGGTATTGGGAAGCTGAATTTTACAGTAGGTACTGACGTAGTGGGCGACGGGATACGATACTTTTATCCCGGTCTGTCATTTACGGGCACAGATATACCTATCAGCACATCTGATATTGTCTTTAATGTAGAAGCCGACTTGGAGCTGGCGCGGTTTCAGCTTACTGGAGGCCCTATATCTGCCGATCCTACTGTAAACTTCCAGTTTAAGGGCCGGATGGGTAATAAAACAGAAGGGCAGCCGCTTGCAGCATTTGACGGCTATAGCTTTGGTAGCCTGGAAGGCGGTATGTCATTCGGGCTGTCGGGCAGCGTGGTGCCTTATTTTAACCTTAACAACGTAGTTACACCCTCAAGCTCGTTCAACGTTATCAACCTGCTTTCGCCATCGCAACTGGCAAATGCAGGCGCTGTAGCATTAAGCGATGGTATAAAGACTTTGCTTAGCCTGAGCAGCAGCAATACATTTTCAAGCAGTGTGGCATCACTGATAGGCCTTACCCCTCCCGATTCGGCAGGAAGCAATTGGCCAATAGCTCTACTTGCGCCGTTTGATGCCAGCCAGATGATCAATTCGATCACTAACCCGCTTGAAGCCTGGGCGAAATATTATCTGAATATACTGGAATATGTGCCACTGGTTGACGGCAAAACGGCTTTTACCTATATTGTAAAGGAATTTGGCCAACTGTTAAATTCTGCCACAGGCAGCGATACGGTTACTGTTACTGGTGACGGCACGCCTGATTCGCCTTGGAAAGCGGGCATATCGCTTACTGACGTTACTTTACCTGCCTATTTAACCTCATACAGTACAGCGCTCGACGGCGGGGGTACCAGGCTGTTTATCGGGCTTTCACTGGAGCCGGAGCTTACACTGCTTGGCACTAAGGTAGTACCATCAATAAAGTTAGATGTAGTAAATGTTGATATACCTGCGGGCGGCAATGGCACGGCGACCGCCCAGTGGCTGCCACTTGTAGCCGCACAACTAACTCTGCCCGATGGCTTCCAAACCCCTGATTTTGCTGGCATTACTATAAAGATCGATCAATCGCAGCTATCAGGCTCGTGGAGCAGGGCCGGTGGATGGGGATGGTCGCTGTTTGTAAATAACCCCACATTGGTAATTGACGGGAATAGCATCTCTCTTAACCAAAACCTTAACTTTGCCGATCCGGCAGCACTGGAAAAGCTGGTAACTGATGGCGTAGCAACCTTCGCTCCATTCCTTACAGGTGCACTGGGAGCTTTCCTGCTGCGCACCAACACCCGCGCGGGGCTGTTCACAGCCGGAGCTTTTGGGTTTTTAACAGACCTTTCAAAGTCGCCGATCTTCCCAGCAGGGTTTAGCTGGGATGGCTTTACACAATTAAAGCTCACCAGCTTTACAGACCCTTGGCCCGCCCTCAGGCAACAAATTGCCGCTGATTTTGATACCACAGATAAGGCGAAAAGCATGCTTGGCATGCTTAGCTGGACTATAAATACTGGCTTAGCCACCCCGCCTAATATATCGGGCAATGGTTCATTTACCGATCCGTACCTTATGCCTTTGCCTGCCGGCTTCGAATTGCCGGTTTGGTATGACGATAGCAGCAAGGTAATAGGACTGGGCATAGGCCGCGACGATGTTTACGATTACAGCATCGGTTCAACTAAATTCAGATTTAACCTGCAAACCCGGCTGAATGCCATAGAGTATTCGTTAGACCAGGGGAGTGTTGTTTACCCCAACAACTGTCCTAACCTGAGCTTCCTGGGCACACTCTCAAACCCAGATGGGCTGCTGATAGATCTGCCGCTTGGGGCGGGCAGCGTAAATAAAGTTATTTTAGGTTTTACGCTGAGCATTGTTTCAGGGTCGGTTACTTTTACGCCGGTGGTTACTATGCTGGGCGTAACGCTTGCAGGGCAGACCGAGCTTGAATCGCTTACCCTTGAAGAAATTTTAGACCCTTCGTTCAGTGCCAGCTTACAGGCTTCTTTTTACACCATACTGAACGCAGCCGTACAGGCAGCTATTGATCAGGTTAAAGATGTGGAAGGCTTTAAAACCGCCTACAATCTGCTGTCGTTACTCGGCCTGGTTACTACCTGGGATGAAAATGCTACTCCAAATGGAGGCATTAATACTTCCGGCTGGAACGGCCTGCTTTCTGATTTCAATACCTATATACAGCGGCAGCTTACCGCAATGCTGGTTGAGCCCACCCAACGCGCAGAGTTATTCGCATTTTTAGAAAGCACTTTCGGTATTACCATACCTGCATTCCCAACTTCGATGCTCGATCTGCTGGCCGCACTACAAATATGCGGCCCGGCAGATGAAGGCTATCTGTTGATACCGCAGGCGCTGCTGGAGCTGGCTTCTGACCCGGTAAACAGCATTAAGAACAGGTTTGTTGCCTTGTTTGAGAATGCCGAAGTACTCGCCGCGCTTACCAAAGAGCTTACTGCTAACATCCCGGCAGTTAAGTACGGCAACTTTACATTCGGCTCCAACTCCAACGGTGTGGTTAGCCTGCAGGTTTTGCCGACTGATGCATTTAAGATTGGCTCGTTCCTGAACTTAAGCGGCGGCTTGCAATTAGACCTTATCAATAAGGATATTTCGGTAGACATTAATGTGTACTGCCCTATCCTGGGCTTGGCGCTGGATAATGTAATTACCTTAAGATATCCACTAACAACCGACGATATCTTCCACTCGGCAATGGTATGGGGCGACGGCAGTAAGCCATCGGCCGCCCCGCTGCCATTGTATCCGTTCAAAAGCGATGAGTTTTTAATCAATCTTTCAAACCTTGCGCCGGCCTATGTGCTCAACATAATTTCGAACGCGGTACTGGAAGAAAGCCTGCTGAAAAAGTACCCGCTGGTACAGCAAATATTTACAGGCCTTGGGCTTGCCGCTGAAGCCATGCCGGCTGCGGAAGGCGGTATCCTCGCCTCGGCTGTAGGCCAATGGGATATGCAGTCCATAATGGGTATACTGAAAGACCCGCTTGGCTGGATGCTGTCTGACGATGTATTAGGCCATAATGGCCGGTTCAACGTGGGCGCACTGGCTGCGCTGCTGAGCAATTTGCCGCAGGTAACATCAGACAATGGTATCACGGTAACCCCTGGCGTAGATGGAGCTGAAATAAGCGGCTTGCCTTACGGCCTTGCGGTAAATATAACCGGGCAAAACGGTTTGGCTACATTTGGCTTCAGCGCCGACCCGATTGTTATTGCGGGTGGTAAAGGAAAATTGGACAACTTGGGTATGCAAATAACCCTGGATGCCAATTATCAACCAGCATTCGCAGGATCTGTGGATCTATCGTCGGATGTAGCGGGCAATATTTTTGCCACTGTGGGATATGATAAAGGCTTCCTGCTGAAAATAGCACAGGGTGTGCCCGCTGCGCCGTCAGGGCTGGCGCTGCAGCTGCTGCCATTCCTGGGATGGGGAAATATTGCCGGCCAGGCTGCCAGTTTTGCGGCTGCCTATATGGTGAACGATCTTACGCCGAAGCTGCTTGATTACCTGGCCACTACCGCCGCAGGTCCGTTCATTACTCAAATGCGGACCTTTGGCACAGCCGTAGATGTAAATGCTCTTATCCAATCGCTGCTGCAGATACTTACAGTAGAAAACTTCCAGCAAAAAACACAATCGGAACTGCTTACAATGGTGGAGAATGCGGCGCTGACCTGGCTGAAAGGCTTGTTCAGCACAGCACAAGCGCCAAACACTGCCAACGCAGTAAAAACGCTGCTATCGGGCCTGCTGCCTACGCAATTGACCACCGATGGCGGACTGATATTGTTCAATCCGGGAAATTCAATCCCGGTTGTTATAAAAGCGGGCTTAAATTCACAAAATCTGTTGGGGCTATGGGCTGACCTTACCTTGCCTTCGCTGGAAATCATCGATATCAAGGTAGCCGAAACTGGCGCAGGCATCGATATTAACAGCGGCGCGTTCACTTTCAATTTTGGTGTCGACATATTGTTACCTGTTGAAGGTACCACTGGACCGGCCATCAGCCTGCAATATGACGCTAATAAAGGCTTTGTATTAGGATTCGACCCGATATCAGACGCCGGAACAAACTCTGCCCTGGCAAGGGAGCTGCTCCCTGAGTTTTTCCCGAAAATGGCAGGAGACCCCGACGAGCTGCTTGCACGCATGAACGAATGGATCTTCGGTGTATTCAAAAACGTAATACCGCGGTACATTTCATCACTGGTGCTGAACCTCGGCAGCGTAAAGGCCTGGCTGGAAGCGCCAATCATCGGCGATGGAAATGCGCCTACACCGGTATTCCTGCTCGAAGCCGCATCGCTTGTAGTTCAGGAAACAAAGGGGAGCAAAGTTACCTATTACCTCAATTCGATTGATAACCTGCTTGCTATAACGCCGGAAGTTTTCTTTGGTAACTTCCTGAAGGCACTGATGTCGAATACGCTTACCCTGCTCACCTTTGGCGAGGATAATAAATCGACAATTAAGATTGGCCCTGAGTTGAATAACCCCGGCAGCTACGGACTGCACCTTTTTGCACCTAACCTGAAGATACCATCAATACCGAATATAGTTATACAACTGGGAGACAGCGATAACGAATGGATAACCGACAGCGGCGGTGTGACCGGCGACCCGGGCATTGGCATATACGTGCCTATCAACATGAACGGCACCATTCCTTCGGTCGACTTTAGCATGCTGAACCTGGTATTGAACAACGTTGGGTTCGACATGGTAGGCACCAACGGCAAGCCACTGGTAGACCTTAGCCGGTTTGCAATAGGCGCTGTTAAGCCGCGTGTGCTGTTTGATTTGAAATTAAACAACGGAAACCCGACAGTTGACTTTGGCGCTGGCGTTACGCTGCAGGATATAGCCCTGTCATTGGCACCTAATAAAATGGCGCCGGGCGGCGATAGCAGCACTAATCCAATCGCCAGCAACCTGCTGGGTTCTGGCGACGATAAAAGCGCTAATAACCCGCCGGCAAACCCTGCCTTTTCAGTTACTGCCGCTTATACCAAACAGGTGTATGTTAATCTGAAGAGCAACACCGGAAACGGTACACAGGTTATAGTGCCCATACAACGTTCGTTCGGACCGCTGTTTGTTGACAGCCTGGGCTTGGGTTGGGAAAACACCGAGAAAATACTCGACTTCCTTTTCTCGGGCAGCGTAGAGCTTGCCGGCCTTAAAACCACGCTCATCGGCCTCACCATTGGCGTGCCAGTAGAAACCCCCACAGACTTTAGCGCTTACAAACTCGACCTGCAAGGGCTAGACATTAGCTTTGAAGGCGGCTCAGTAAGCGTAGAAGCAGGTTTGTTTAAGCAAACAAATCCGCTTTGTTACAACGGTACAGCTGTTATAAAAGGCGGAAAATTCTCGGTGCTGGCCCTGGGGTCTTATGCTGAGATAGAAAACTCAAAAGGCAATAAAGAGCCGTCGCTGTTCATATTCGGTGTGCTGAACGTGCCGCTGGGCGGGCCGCCTGCATTTTTTGTGACCGGAATAGCCGCCGGTTTTAGCTACAACCGCGGGTTGATCATACCGGCTATAGACCAGGTGCAGAACTTCCCATTGGTAAAAGGCCTTTCGGAAGGCTCCTTTACCAGTAATGACCCTGCCGAAGCATTGAAACAGCTCTCGGATTTTGTTCCACCTCAAATAGGCCAGTATTGGCTGGCGGCGGGTATCAAATTTAAATCGTTTGGCCTCATTAATACTTCGGCATTACTGTTCCTCAGCTTCGGCAAGGAGTGGGAGCTTAATATCCTGGGGTTGAGCTATGCCACCCTTCCGCCAGAAATACCACAAAACCTGGCATTGGCTTATTTTGAGCTTGCGATAAAGGTCTCGTTCAAATTCACAGCAGGCATAATATCTGCTGAGGCTCAGTTAACGCCCAACTCATTCGTACTGACCAGGGATTGCCGGGTTACCGGCGGCTTCGCGTTCTACCTGTGGTATAAAAAACAGGTAACCGACGCATATACCGTTAATGCTGGCGATTTCGTGATCAGCCTTGGCGGTTACCACCCTGCGTTTGCCGTGCCGGTTTATTACCCTGTGGTACCACGCCTGGGGATGGTATGGAAAATGGAGATCGCCGTAGGCAAGATCAGCATTAGCGGCGGCGCTTATTTTGCGCTTTGCCCTACTGCGGTAATGGCAGGCGGCTATCTTAACGTAAACTTCGAACTGGGGCCTCTGTCTGCATGGCTAAACGCTTATGCTAACTTCCTGATAGAGTGGAATCCGTTCTACTTCAAGGTAGGGATAGGCGTAACAGTGGGCGTATCCTTCGGTACTACTATCGCAGGCGTATCTGTTACCTTAAGCGCCGAGCTTGGTACTAAGCTTAACCTGGAAGGCCCGCCAGTACATGGCTCTGTGGAAGTTGACTGGTACGTTATTTCCTTCACTATACCTATCGGATCGGGTGAAACAGCGACTGATGACAACCCGATCACCTGGGAACTGTTTGAGCAGAGTTTCTTACCTGCTCCTGAAAAATCAAATGATCAGCAATTAGCCAATGCAGATGTATCGCTGGCGGTTGAAGAAAATACAACAACAGAAATAGTAAAATGGAGCTCGGGGGAAGGTATGCAAAGTACCAATGCCGACAGCGCTCTGTGGATAGTAAATCCTGTGCCGTTCACTGTTTCGGTTCAGTCGGCTATTCCAGTGAGCGATATGGCCGTTACGGGTACCTCGTTCTCTGCCTCGGGCGTGCCGGTGGGCGTAAGGCCGATGGGTTATGTAAATACATTAGACGCACCGTTCACCATAGTAGTGTTGGACGAAGGCGGTAAGCCTGTAGACCTGGTAGCACGGCAAGTATCGCTTACTGTGATTACTAATGGCGCACCATCTGCATTGTGGTCCAAAGAGCAGCTGAATAAAGCACAGGCGCCTAATCCTAATACGATGCTGATAGCCGATGCGCTGTTTGGTTTAACCCTCAGTGCCGATCAGTACGTTATCACTGGAAACATCCCTGCTTTCAATGTCGAGAACTTAAAGTATGACAGAAACGACATTAAATTATTGCCCTTTGCGCTAACGCCAACTTATCCGGCTGCTGCGCTATACACAGACCAGAGAGCTTACACTATCATCAGGCAAAGCATAATGGACAGTGCAGTTATTCAAAAAAGAAATGCTGCGTTCCTGGCTTTGTCGGCCAGCGCGATATTGGCGCCGCAAAACCCGGATCTATCTGTAATGGCATTCTCGCCCGAACTGATCTTACAGGACTTGCCCGTAATTGCGCGTATAGGCATCTATCAAAACGGAGGCGTTCCTGAACAAGGCAATCTAATACCATCAATAAGTCTTAACGCGCCGCTAAAAAAATCCGAAATTGTTATTGCGCTGCCGCGTTTGCAGGGTGTATTTAATAAATACGCTACCAACGCCACGCCTATGGCGCCGCTTTTTTCCAATAGGGCAAAATTAAGTCTTAATGCTTCTGAAGGTATCCTCTCCATGCCATTGTACAGGCGAAATATAAGGGCAAGCTTTACCAATAAGACCGCAATAAATACCCGCAGCCAGTATGCCTCGAAACTGGCAACAGATGAGCCGAAAAACTATATTACCCTAAATGATGGTAAAATAGCCATGTGGCTGGTTGACCCTAACGCTACCACTTCCATTAACAACCAAGGCGGCTTACCAGTGTTAATCTTCTCGTTCGACAGGTTCAGCGCGATAATCGGGTTAAAATATCTCGAACCAGGAGTACAATATGTATTGCCGCCAGATACCGCGCAGGTAGTGGTACAAGGATACGGCCTGGGCGACGATGCCAACGTAGGCTGGCAAAGAAACACGCTGCTGGCAAAGGTGAACCCTGTTTGGGCGCTTGCCGACGGTTCAATGATAAGGGTGCAAAACAGTCAGCGCATAAAGGTGCCCGATACCGGCCTTCAGATAGGATTACTGGATGCTAACGCGTTGCTGGTGAAAAATCAGGTAAGTGGTGTAAGAGGGCTTGAGCCTGGCTGGATACAATCATTGTTCCCATCATCGGCTAAATACATAGCAATACTTACTGATGCATTAGCGGACGACGCGGATACAATTGGCGTGAGCATATTGGCTGGCGCAATTCCGTCTAAGACCAATCAGAACAAACCGGTACAAGTAATTACCAAAGACAGTAAGACGCTATCTGTTTATGAAACACCGGAGGCCTGTGCTACCGATAGTTTCTATGGCGTTATTGCCAAACCGGCGAGCATGGACCTTAATGTTTGGGGTATGTATGCACTTTCCAGCCTTGATCATGCCTCGATAGAGGGATGGAGCCAGCTCTGCCTGGATTACGGGGCGGTAGACCTTGCGGCTAATGATAACAGGTCAAGTAAGATAACTATTACATCAAAATAG